One genomic segment of Cardinium endosymbiont of Philonthus spinipes includes these proteins:
- the sppA gene encoding signal peptide peptidase SppA, producing the protein MKIKYFIKQVLTIAVGFFIALLALCFIVIFGILKLTTNDARQVESNSVVTFNMGGRLVEWMPVSLFGSQKGVIDFKVAKRAIQQAAKDSRISAIYLDCSYLDAGWASLEEIREALLAFKQQGKTIIAYGDGYTQKSYYLASVADEIILNPSGFLAFQGFAVTVNFYTKFFENVSVKPVIFRIGACKDAVEPYCLTKMSEESSAQRKVCLESLYAHFLTKIGGARNIEVSALQTYARNLSAVLPNDALGAGLITRIGYASDAKKLLKEKLKSPAFINHKEYSVVETPPDSLDKIAVLVAEGAIIDGSSSAGYVGAHEFVKTLKAIQEDNAIKALVLRINSPGGSVVASDIIWKAIEELKSVKPVVASMSNVAASGGYYIAAPCHYIFAQPTTITGSIGIYGLLFDFTELMHKIGIHSDVVKTAPSADCLAPRVALSELESNLMCKLLQSSYADFLRKVANGRGLDLACVEKLAGGRVYTGVAAKSNGLVDELGGLDAAIVKAAALAKLTQKYGICYLPRPKTKLEQLRSYAHNGVKMELLDGLAQAYPILNHYRTLSKPYAVQAMLPYAMDTN; encoded by the coding sequence ATGAAAATAAAGTATTTTATTAAGCAGGTGTTGACCATTGCTGTGGGTTTTTTTATCGCTTTATTAGCTTTGTGCTTTATAGTTATTTTTGGAATCCTAAAATTAACCACTAATGATGCTAGACAAGTAGAAAGCAACTCAGTGGTAACATTTAATATGGGGGGGCGTTTGGTTGAGTGGATGCCCGTTTCTTTGTTTGGCTCCCAGAAAGGTGTCATAGATTTTAAGGTAGCTAAAAGAGCTATTCAGCAAGCAGCCAAGGATAGTCGTATTTCTGCTATCTATTTAGATTGCTCTTATCTGGATGCCGGATGGGCTTCCTTAGAGGAAATTAGAGAGGCTTTGTTGGCCTTTAAGCAACAGGGTAAAACCATCATTGCATATGGAGATGGATATACGCAAAAGTCTTATTATTTGGCTTCTGTGGCAGATGAAATTATACTAAATCCTAGTGGATTCCTAGCATTCCAAGGTTTTGCTGTAACAGTTAACTTTTATACAAAATTTTTTGAAAATGTTTCTGTAAAGCCAGTCATATTTCGTATTGGAGCGTGTAAGGATGCAGTGGAGCCTTATTGTTTGACCAAAATGAGTGAGGAAAGCAGTGCGCAAAGAAAAGTATGTCTTGAGTCGCTTTATGCACACTTTTTAACTAAAATAGGTGGTGCTAGAAATATAGAGGTCTCGGCATTGCAAACTTATGCTCGTAATCTTTCAGCTGTACTGCCTAATGATGCCCTTGGTGCTGGTTTGATTACCAGGATAGGCTATGCATCAGATGCTAAAAAACTGTTAAAGGAAAAGTTAAAATCACCTGCTTTTATCAATCATAAGGAATATAGTGTTGTAGAAACCCCACCTGATTCGTTGGATAAAATTGCTGTTCTAGTTGCTGAAGGGGCGATCATCGATGGGTCCAGTAGTGCTGGTTATGTTGGCGCCCATGAATTTGTTAAAACACTAAAGGCTATTCAAGAAGATAATGCCATAAAGGCACTCGTATTGCGTATTAATTCACCAGGGGGTAGTGTAGTCGCTTCAGATATTATCTGGAAGGCTATAGAAGAGCTTAAGTCGGTTAAGCCAGTTGTGGCTTCTATGTCTAACGTGGCTGCTTCTGGAGGCTATTATATTGCTGCTCCTTGCCACTATATTTTTGCACAGCCCACTACCATTACAGGTTCGATTGGTATTTATGGTCTACTATTTGATTTCACTGAACTAATGCATAAAATAGGCATTCATAGTGATGTGGTTAAAACAGCTCCTTCTGCTGATTGCCTAGCGCCCAGGGTAGCGCTTTCTGAGTTGGAGTCTAATTTGATGTGTAAATTATTACAGTCAAGTTATGCGGATTTTTTGCGTAAGGTTGCTAATGGACGTGGGCTCGACTTGGCCTGTGTAGAAAAATTGGCTGGTGGTAGGGTATATACGGGTGTAGCAGCGAAAAGTAACGGCCTAGTAGATGAATTAGGTGGGCTGGACGCAGCTATTGTTAAAGCTGCTGCTTTAGCAAAGCTAACCCAAAAGTATGGTATTTGTTATTTGCCTCGTCCTAAAACAAAGTTGGAACAGTTGCGAAGCTATGCCCATAATGGTGTCAAAATGGAGCTATTGGATGGCTTGGCACAAGCATATCCTATATTGAATCATTATCGCACCCTATCTAAACCCTATGCGGTACAAGCAATGCTACCCTATGCAATGGATACGAATTAA
- a CDS encoding trigger factor — translation MDIQFNKINPNHGIISITLDEPDYKPFVEKQLKHYAQNVRLKGFRLGGVPTDLIKKMYGASILAEALHKVAVTSLNDYIAKERIPIFIEPLCTTPSHEMDLKRQHAFTFSYEVGLMAEQPIALGPNIAITEFEIDGVGPKLVDEFLQGLQIVHGQAIHLEESTSEAMLYGTLTDSKGEVGLDIRISIMHIPEHFREVFLGLRVGQQVTVTEEMLAHHFSALLGVGFTAFTAFKRHNAAWPAVFTVTSIVRVVPASIEPALFDIVLGEGVAGTENEFREAIAKIILFDKRMEARYAFYEDLRAELCKHNVVDLPETFLKRWLLMNNPKATPNEVEAYYRTHEENLKWEILLGSIVRQNDLAVTPSDVVDETKRAYVDYATNNGLEVEASDPALHAGTLSFLQGQEGSQYYSKLHNRLSRDRAIHFIKEQITVVTETVSAEVFDTRR, via the coding sequence TTGGATATTCAGTTTAATAAGATTAATCCTAATCATGGGATTATTTCCATTACGTTAGATGAACCTGATTATAAGCCATTTGTTGAGAAGCAGCTCAAGCATTATGCTCAGAATGTTCGTTTAAAAGGGTTCAGACTGGGAGGTGTCCCTACAGATCTTATTAAAAAGATGTATGGCGCTTCTATTCTTGCTGAGGCATTGCATAAGGTGGCTGTAACTTCTTTAAATGATTATATTGCCAAAGAGCGTATTCCTATTTTTATAGAGCCGCTTTGTACAACCCCTTCGCATGAAATGGATCTTAAGCGTCAGCATGCTTTTACCTTTTCTTATGAAGTTGGGTTAATGGCAGAACAGCCCATTGCATTAGGCCCTAATATTGCTATTACAGAATTTGAAATAGATGGCGTTGGCCCTAAACTAGTGGATGAATTTTTGCAAGGCTTACAGATTGTTCATGGTCAAGCCATTCATCTTGAGGAGAGTACATCGGAGGCTATGTTGTATGGAACGCTTACAGATAGCAAAGGGGAGGTTGGTCTGGATATCCGTATTTCTATAATGCATATTCCGGAGCATTTCAGGGAAGTATTTCTAGGCCTTCGTGTGGGGCAGCAGGTAACTGTAACAGAAGAGATGTTAGCGCATCACTTTTCTGCCCTTTTAGGTGTAGGCTTTACTGCCTTTACTGCCTTTAAAAGGCATAACGCTGCTTGGCCAGCTGTTTTTACAGTTACTAGCATTGTTCGTGTTGTGCCAGCGTCTATTGAGCCTGCACTTTTCGATATTGTATTAGGAGAAGGGGTTGCTGGGACTGAAAATGAATTTAGAGAAGCTATTGCTAAAATTATCTTATTTGATAAACGGATGGAAGCACGTTATGCATTCTATGAGGACCTACGGGCGGAGCTTTGTAAGCATAATGTAGTGGACCTTCCAGAGACCTTTCTTAAAAGATGGCTTCTTATGAATAATCCAAAGGCAACTCCAAACGAGGTGGAAGCCTACTATCGCACACATGAAGAAAACTTAAAATGGGAAATCCTGTTAGGTAGTATCGTGCGTCAAAATGATTTAGCAGTAACCCCATCAGATGTAGTAGATGAAACCAAGCGTGCTTATGTTGATTATGCTACTAATAATGGTTTGGAGGTAGAAGCTAGTGATCCTGCCCTTCATGCAGGTACCCTCTCTTTTCTACAGGGACAAGAAGGCAGCCAATACTATTCTAAATTGCATAATCGCTTGAGTAGGGATAGGGCTATCCATTTTATCAAAGAACAAATAACTGTAGTGACTGAAACGGTTTCTGCTGAGGTATTTGATACAAGAAGGTAG